AACACcgtccctgtgtgtgtccctcaGAGGGGACACCGTCCCTGCGTGGGTCCCTCAGAGGGAACATcgtccctgtgtgtgtccctcaGAGGGGACACCGTCCCTGCGTGTGTCCCTCAGAGGGGACACCGTCCCTGCGTGTGTCCCTCAGAGGGGACACCGTCCCTGTGGGTCCCTCAGAGGGAACACCGTCCCTGCATGGGTCCCTCAGAGGGAACATcgtccctgtgtgtgtccctcaGAGGGGACACCGTCCCTGCGGGGGTCCCTCAGAGGGGACACCGTCCCTgactgcagggagggctcagagcagggaccaGGCGCTGCTCCCTGGGACCAGCAATGGCACCAGAGGAATGCCCAGGAGTTCTACGAGGCAGAACTCTACCTGTGAGGTGAGCGAGCTCTGGGACAGACTGCCCACAGAGGACGTGGATTCTTACTCGCTGGAGATATCCCAGAACCGTCTGGACAtgatcctgtgccatgtgcgCTGGAACGGCTCTGCATGAGCAGAAAGGTGGGACCAGGTGACCCACAGGTGTCCCTTGCAGCCTGACCCGTTCCGTGCCTCTGGGATCGTGCCCAGTCCGCCCAGCGGCGCCGTCCCAGCGCCCCCGTGTCACCGGCTGAGGGCTACGCGGAACGACCCACCCGCCCTGCCAGACTGCCTCCACTCGCGGTGACGGCAAACCAAGGAGACGTCCGGTATACCCTTAGCTTGCCGCGCCCGCCCGCGCAGCATTTCTCtatttccccctccctcccctggcgGAGCCGAAAGCCGCCCTTTGGGCCTCGCTTTGGCGCGGAGCGCGCTGATTGGCCGCTTTGAACGGGCCCGGCGCGGCGCCATTGGCGGAGCGCGGCAGGCGGCCGGTTCGAATgcgcggcggccccgcccctGCTCCGCGCGGTGCTGCGGACGTGCCTGAGCGGCGGCGGCTCGTGCGGCGCGCGCGCGCGGCGGCTCCGCAGGTGAGGGGCGCGCGGCGGGGCCGTTGGCGCGCGCGgccgggggcggccggggcggAGGGATGCGCGCTCCCGAGCCCGCGCGGGGTCCCGCTCCCCAGCCCGGGGCACAGCGCGGCCGCCCGGACCGACCCGGCCCGGTGCGCGGCGGGGAACGCCCCGGAGAGACGGCCCGGGAGCGGGGGAGCGCCtcggggcggcgggagcgcgaCGGGGGCTGGGCTGCACCGAGCGCGGCCTGCCCGGAGCCAGCAGCCGCACGGAGCCGGCGGTAACCGGGCTCTGCTCGGTGTCCGTGACCCCCTCCTCCCCCCCGGAGCCGGAGGTGATTCGGTGTCCGTGGCCCCCCGGAGCCGGAGCTGGTGCCGGTCCGGAGCAGCGGGGGAGGTGCGGAGTGCCGGTCCCGGCTGTCGCCTCCCGCCGCGCGGTGACACCCTGGGCCCGTGTCCCCTGGCGTGGCTCACACCCGGTTCCGCAGTTTTGCATAGGAGCATTCCTGTCCGTTTctagctaatttttttttatctgtttctaACTCGTTCCTCTTAAGCGAGTAGTTAGGTAAAAATTATGAGTAGGGCGCACGTTTATCAGTCCCCTGGAAAAGTTTTCTCcgaagatttttaatttttttttttctgcttgaagTTATTGCCCTTTCGTACCTTGGGGTGTAGTTTTTCTAGCTGGAATTTGCAATAAATATGTTCAGTGTTCCTGTTGATGAGAGCAGTAAGTGTTTCACATTACATCTTAATTACGTGAGGCACTACTCGCTTCTAAAGACTTGGCACAGGTTCAATGACTTGTCTGTGTTCAGGACAGCAACTGTTGACcctcattttctgtttcttttttcccgTCCTTTTCAGAGATAACCACAGCAATGGACGATTACACGAAAATAGAGAAGATTGGGGAAGGTAAGTATGGGGAACAGTGAGCTTTGAAATGCTCCACAGTTTGAGCTATGAAGTGTCCCAGAAGATCTGTGCACTCTGCCTGTTACAGGACACGCTGAGATTCACCAAGTGGCTAAATAAGCCTGTGGCTTAATTACTGTGGTAGCTATGTATATCTGTAAAAGCTTTCAGCCTGCCCCTTTTTTTGAAAGTGACATggtctttttaaaaacaactgaCCAGTGTTGAAAAGTGTCTGCCTTCATTTTGATGGCTAATGCTGTAACATTTCTCCAGATGGAAGAAAAAACATGTTCTGAGTCCTGAAAGCAGCTTACAGCTTAGGAAGCTCCCCCATTTCTCTGACTATAAACTTACCAGTTGCCCCTGAAGTTGTGCAATGTTGTTTTGCTTGGAGCTCTGGTAGGGAGTAGTGTTTTCTGGATTGTTCTGCTCTGATTATATACAGGCAGGGCATGTGTCAGAGGAAAGCAAGATAGCAAAGCTCTGTGGAGAAGTGATTTTTTAACAATTGCTTCACATTGAGGCACTAAGAAGATGGCTTCAATGCAGGTGCTGGTCACAACCTTCCTGTTATTGGAAATCCAGTCTGTGATCACTGTAGAATTCTGTTTTTTATAAATTGAGAGTTTAAAGTACATTGCTCTGAGATTGCCCACTCCGAGGCAATAGCAAAAGGTGTGCTTGGATCTTGTAACAAAGCTTTGTAACCAAAGCCTTGTGCCTGAATCTTTCTGAAATAAACTAGTTTGGGCTTCATGTGAGGGATTAACGCTTCAAGAAGGGTAAAAAGAGAAGGCTTATGATGTCTTGGTTTGAGGGTTCTACTTCTGTGAGCACTGATAATTAAGATGGATTGATTTGAGATTTACTCTTGGTTCCAGTTTCAGCTTCTGCTGAGACCCTCAGCACTAGGCTCTCTCCTGCACTGAGCATTGAGCCAGAGGTATTTCTACAGCTCACACCCACGGATGGCTGGATCTCAGACTGCAGAAGGAGCACTACTTCCCTTTACAGCTAAACCTTTAGCATTTTAATATGATGTATCAATGGCAAAATCATAATCCTTTCTAATGATCTTGCCTGGAAGTTAATCAACTTGAAACTGGAATAGTACCTGATTTTATAACTACATCTTCCAAATAGTCACCTTTCACACTTAGGCTTCTAAGTACCTGTCCTAACAAATGCTACACTTCATGGGTAGCCttctttaaacaaacaaaaatattgctCAGTTTAACTCTACAGCTAAGGTAGTACTTTGTAATCTGAACAAATACTCCATTTGTAAGGATTTTACCTATGTTAGCACCTCCAGTTTGCAATAACTTATTTGTACCTGAAGCTGGTACTTCTATATTTGTTTCACTGTCTTTTTGTTCAGGTACCTATGGTGTTGTGTATAAAGGTCGTCACAAAACCACAGGCCAGGTGGTTGCAATGAAGAAAATACGCCTAGAAAGTGAGGAGGAAGGTGTTCCAAGCACTGCTATCCGAgaaatttctttattaaaagaGCTGAATCATCCCAATATAGTCTGGTATGCATATACTGCTATTTAGCTAAACTCTTGGAGGGGCACTAGCTCCCATCAgatcataaattatttttccactcCTCTAGTGAGATGAGAACCTCTCTGCTTAATACAGTATCTGCTTtgcagcaaatattttaaactcCATATTTATGCCAGTTTTCTAATAAGCCTTCCTCATGCTGCCTCTTTTTGTTCTAGGACTCTAACTACTTTTTGTTAATTTACAAATTTATGTAAATTCTTTTCAGAGAGGTTATTGTGAGAATGGAGGCAGCATACCTCATGAAAACTGGCTGTAGCTCTTACTTAAGGCAGACTCAGAAATTTATTTACCACCTTGGAATACTGTTTGACTTCAGTGTTGTGATGTTCTCCCTGCTGTTCTGGAGCAGAAATTTAGATGTGTTTTGATGCTGTCATAGCTGGCACACCTGAGCTATGGGTGAAACTTCCATCAGTGACTGTCTGACATGTAAAAATGATTGCAGCCTTTGTCTTCCCACAGCATATTTGCTTGCTCTTTGATGCAGCAAAGTACTTgatttttaatgtgcttttaaACTGGCCAGGTTCCAACCAGGTAGTGTCTCAATGTGTGCATGTTTGGGTTTAGGAACCCTTCCGCTCCAATCAGGATGATGGAGATACTTAAAAATGTGTGCAAATCCTGCTGTGTCTGTTGGATTCCTATTAAATATTCCCTTAAGTTCCCAATAATTCAGGCTCTGCTGTGACAGGCCAGCCTCTAAGAAGCTAGGCACCAACACCCacaggtggggttttttaatggcaaaagtattttttctgtgtctgaaagACTTCTGTGTCTGATTTGAGAGAACATAAGTTTAAGAGGAAGCTTATAGGCTTTTATCTTAGTTTGACACTATTTCAGCTATACTTGATTATCCAGGTGACAGTATAACTCACTAAGTTGTTTGAAGACTTTTAAGACTTCCACAATAGAAACCTGGAAATATCAGCTTGTATCCCTGTTGAGAAAGGAAATGGGAGTTCATGTATTTTGCAGTGGAAGTAATTGTATACTCAATTTTTAGTCTTCAGGATGTTCTCATGCAGGATTCGAGACTGTACCTTGTCTTTGAATTCCTTTCCATGGATCTCAAGAAATATTTGGATAGTATTCCATCTGGCCAGTATCTGGAGCGTTCACGTGTCAAGGTAATGCGGACAATTTCTTAACCCAAGAGGGAATTTCATGATGACCTACTAAGCCATAAGCAGCTCTTACTTTCAGTATAATTAACTCCTTGAGCAGAAATGAAAGGTTAAATAAGTAACAGTAGATAATAAGAGGAATGTgagttttgctttcaaatgcCACTTGAAAATCTTTTAATTACTGAGATTAAACTGTCTTAAACTAATTTTAATTTGTGTAGCTTTTTGATTGATATTAACTTAGTATCTGCAATGCTTTGGATctccatttcctgctgctgtggggagagcTAATGAAGGGAACACCTTTGTGTTGCAGGACACTGACATGTACTAAAGGTAActactttctttctttcctgccaCCTCATCCTTTCTAGAGTTATCTGTACCAAATTTTGCAAGGCATTGTCTTCTGCCACTCAAGAAGAGTTCTGCACAGAGACTTGAAACCTCAGAACCTCCTGATAGATGACAAGGGAGTGATTAAACTGGCAGACTTTGGATTGGCCCGAGCCTTTGGAATCCCAGTGCGGGTCTACACCCATGAAGTGAGTTGGGACATACCTCTGGTGGTTTGGATAGTGTGCATGTGCTCTCTGCTAAGAACTCATTCTGAAACAGCTAAAAAGAAAGTTTTTTCAAGCCATAAGCTAACAAAACTATAAAAAagttaggttttgttttccaaaacaaTTTTCCAGTTCTTTGACTGTGGTTTCACGCTAAGGTTCCAAAACATTTTATAAATCCCACTCAGAGTGAGTCAGATGGACTCAAACTTGTTGCTTGCTGTGTAAT
This genomic interval from Ammospiza nelsoni isolate bAmmNel1 chromosome 8, bAmmNel1.pri, whole genome shotgun sequence contains the following:
- the CDK1 gene encoding cyclin-dependent kinase 1; the encoded protein is MDDYTKIEKIGEGTYGVVYKGRHKTTGQVVAMKKIRLESEEEGVPSTAIREISLLKELNHPNIVCLQDVLMQDSRLYLVFEFLSMDLKKYLDSIPSGQYLERSRVKSYLYQILQGIVFCHSRRVLHRDLKPQNLLIDDKGVIKLADFGLARAFGIPVRVYTHEVVTLWYRSPEVLLGSARYSTPVDIWSIGTIFAELATKKPLFHGDSEIDQIFRIFRALGTPNNEVWPEVESLQDYKNTFPKWKPVSLETHVKNLDKDGLDLLAKMLIYDPAKRISGKMALNHPYFDDLDKSTLPANLIKK